The following nucleotide sequence is from Acyrthosiphon pisum isolate AL4f chromosome A2, pea_aphid_22Mar2018_4r6ur, whole genome shotgun sequence.
ggaacggtttttaaaaatttccattttattttcctgtctaattactgtagactcgatttttattatctattaactattataagggccgagcctaaagccctgaaatatggctactttgtataattagtgtacaatatacgatataacaaatttacgttcagcagaactaatttcgtgtcattaacttaaatatttcgTACCCAATTTAGGTGCCTcgtgcctacttttgcattcgacataatattatgttgtcatattatggttgagatcattattcgattacatgtttaatatttaattgtgtattacaataacatcagactatattatttgtatttgcaattttgaacCATaagtttggtaaaaatatatatattaatatttcgtaataatcAGTAattgcatcgggatttttatcaataaatccgaacataataatttcttcgtataaaaatactagaattacaaataatataattgactttatgaaattcaaagaaaccgacattcgtttcaaattttaatagatttttcaagaacagtacaagaacggtttttcaattctatggtttcggtttgggttttgaaaacggttttttaaggtctcAGGTTTCAGTTACggtttttaaccggtgttttaaaggttttggttccggttccagttccggtgttcagaaatgagaaaaccacGGTTttaaccgtttttttttaaaaaccagttaaaccggtttcgatccctgtaggtacctaaaataaattccaaattaatcatatcaaaatatccattaggtactcaTAACGCATTTTACATCAATAACAAACCgtaatactatcatagatatataatagtatactttagtttcaaatatacccaagaataatattatacaatcacaacaaaataactaaaatagttattctaggtttttaatatgtaatttcgtccaaatttgtacttaaaatgactataaaaataaactgtgtaaatgtatttttagattttttggtaacagaaaaCCGCGGTTTAAGTACATattcaattgtaatttttttttttttactttaacaaATATTGTACCTTTTCttttccagaaaaaaaaaaatgttggctaATAACCATAGTAGTTGAAGCctgtaaactttaaataaaaaaaaaaaaaagagaaaaaatatttatatttaatatttcatctattctgtgtaGGTATCATCATCACACtattttgatacgcatcctccACTCTTTACTTCACCtttatcgtagttctccacttctggCTGTCAatcacatacatttatataatataacatagaacaaaatcatCCAagagaagtggagaactatgATATAAGTCGTACGCACGGACTATCTCAAATCGTGGTCCGTGGTCGTAGGTGAAGGATTTGTgtatctactgcgcaaaactagtacaactgtgatgatacctatctaatatgtCATGGTATTTCTCTATTCTGtggtattatacaataaaaccaCGGATATGCGTGCATGGAACAATACTGCGTTATCACCATAATTATCAGTTTCGCTACCATATTGTTCTAGGGTTATCACCACGGTTGTAGAGAAGATCTGATCCACGGACTAATATATAATGGACTGGACATGACAAGGTGGGCGGGTGACGGGGGACGGTCCGCAAAAGGTCTCTGTTATCATCAACACTCATAATCCAGAGTTTCAGCACTACCAGTGGTTTATTTGGCGTCACATTTTGTATCTCAGTCCGTGTTTTATGCAGATGGCGCTGTAAACTCTCGATTATGATTGCGAATCCCCGCATTTACTTCTTCTACATACTTTCGAGGCCACTGATAAGCCGCTCGTGTCCAGTCCATTCACAGATATAGACACGAtttaaggtatatcttaaatcgtggatatagataataaactatctatatctataataaattatctatatctgTGAGTCCATTATATCTATGTCCGTGATCTGATTTATATCATACTTATCTATGATCTGATCTTAATAATTGTTCTATGATAGTAGCCACGGCCCACcacacgattaaagataatattatattcttcattccacagaacaataattattattcttagggACTAGGGTCCAttctaaaataagttaaaatgcCTGTCTTATGCTCTGCAAAATGTGGTCAGAATGCAGTGCTAAaggtaaaattaatgattaatattaatattatataattttaatctgcaatgataaaaaagtataatgatataactgatttttatttttattaattattaaaactaaattctatacaaaattatttttatgagactacaaataattttttattttagcgcCCAAAAACTGGAGATACATTATGCAAAGAATGTTTTTATTGGGCTTTTGAACTTGAAATTCATAGCACCATCACAAACGGTAACCTATTCAAAAAAGGTGATGTTGTTGCAATTGCAGCTTCAGGTGGAAAAGACTCAACTGTACTAGCACAAGTTCTCAAGACATTAAATGAACGCTATAATTATGAactgaaattagtattattgtcTATAGATGAAGGAATcactggtaatattataattatttaataaaattaaacacatttttaatatttatactatatttatattactgtacacttggcattttttttatgtaataggatatgttaattattttctctttaatttatgttttacagTTAAATCTAATGTTTAAACTAAAATgggttaataacaattttttgttaaatatttaaataagaatgATATAAGAATAgttgtatcattttatttctCCGTTTCTTGACTGAactgttattatacttaattactgGATTTCTAAAGCAATTTTAACAATGAagtgctcaaaaaaaaaaaaaaacacttcaaTTTGTATGAGTTagtgaattataatttagactAATACTTcttacgttaaaaaatattgtattgtatattgtatttcaaaGAGTTgagattcaaaaattatttatttgtattataaattgtttgccATTTTAATAGGTTATAGGGATGATAGTTTGAAAACAGTACTAGAAAATAAAGATGAATATCAAATGCCTTTAAAGATCTTATCATACCAACAGTTATATGGTTGGTCAATGGACAAAATAGTTGCTGAAGTTGGTCGTAagaataattgtacattttgtgGTGTATTCAGAAGACAAGCTTTAGATAGAGGTGCAATGTTATTAAATGTTGACTGTATTGCTACTGGTCACAATGCTGATGATATTGCAGAGACTGTGTTGATGAACATTTTACGAGGGGATGTTGCAAGATTGCAAAGATGTGTAAATATCATTACTGTAAGTATTACAAAAGTTAGATACTTTAGTGAGTCAGCAAGTGACCTAagatctaaatatataaattaatttaaattatcgttagtacaatattaaataatatgcctctttgtaatattttttctcaagATAAACACGTTCCATATTATTTAGTcatcatgtttaaaatataaatattgttacatCACATTACTTTATTGTATTTGGTCcttattttaacaaaactaatataaatgattattgtaaaagagggttaattttattattacgtactaatattattagattacaGAAGGCACTATCCCTCGATGTAAACCTTTAAAATACACTTATGAAAAAGAAATAGTGATGTATGCATATTTCAAGAAATTGAATTACTTTTCAACTGAATGTATATTTGCGCCAAATGCATACCGAGGATATgcaagaacatttttaaaagatttagaAAGATTAAAACCATCATCTATTATGGATATAATACATTCtggtataaaacaattatgtttttttcattctatagtttaaaattatttttaaaatgttttaggcGAGACAATGTGtattaaagaaaatgtaaaattgcCGGATATTGGTGTTTGTACTAAATGTGGATTTGTGTCAAGTCAAGATATTTGTAAAGCTTGTATATTGTTAGAAGGGTTAAATCGAGGATTACCTAAACTTGGAATCGGTAAAAGCAGCAAAGCTAATAAAGCATTGGCAGCATTGCCAAACCCAAGgctactacatttttaaatattaattattatttgaatttgacaacataattttgtaaagcataatatatatgttgtatagtttaacatttttataaaaatcacagaattcattgtaaatacaaatatgtttgtgaacttgtattgttaataaataattttatatttgcagtaaaattattttatgtaatatgtatttccaaaataacttttatattttttaaatattgattagatcGTCTAATGGATTCATCCCATGACTGTTAGTGGTGATGTGGAATTAGATGCAAAtgtcgaattaattttttatttatgtttgaattcaaattttttttgacattggatattttaatatttatccataAATTTATCAAACGATTTACTTATTTCGCTGTGAATCAATCAAGTGTATATAATGAATAACCGTAGATTGAAGATGGGTACTTAAAATTGtcaacaaatgtttattttatcattttttatacatgccattaaaaattattttgactcgttttgagctatttataaataaggtttgaaaatttaaaacaaaatttcttataaatagttaagtagttcatactataaccaaaaaatatagctaattgtagttttttttaacacatattttaagtTGAATTTTGTGCAATATTTGGTACATTTCACAGAATAacgatttttgttgttttaatttaaaaagtgttcATCGGTACTCgtatgatacctatattttaaagtatattattataatttatatactacaccattttcaaatgcaatttttcagaaaaattaataattcaacctactgtattactaatagcaaaataaatttctttaatagcaaatataaaatatacccactaaatactaaataggttgTGATATTAGCAGCTGGCTGAtaatcttcgctcagaatcatatttcgttcataacaatttaatatcattgaattaaaatctaaataggtAATACATCCATTTCAGTGATAAGTACCATTTTATACAATGACaacactatactatactatactatataccagGGATGGGACACTCAATGATACTAGAGGGCTAATTTTGAATGTGCGAAAATCTAGCGGGCCAGAGAACAAAAAAGTGGGTAAATGGATGtttctctgctgtacagtaggttactagtgggtcactgtataattgatagtataaaatttgaattcaatgataaaatatcactgtataagaaaacgattctgagcagagacgatatgtcagtctaggtataagacatattaggtataatgtatacagggtgattcttttatcaaacaacactcattatttcaaaaacttacactttttcaaataatgagtgttgtttgataaaagaatcacccggtatacttatatacttatctatagtattaaaaaaaaaattgacttataataggtaggtacctataataaattaatcatatcacaatatccattaggtaccttgtaagttataacgcgttatacatcaacaacaaaccgtggtactatcatcatagatatataatagtatagtttcaagtactcacgaataaataataatattatacaatcacatcaaaataactaaaatggttattccagggtttttaatatgttatttcatttaaatttgaacttgaaatgactataaaaataaactgtaaccCAGTAATAAACCCATCACAATTCGGCTTTAGAGCCAAGCACAGCACAATCCATCAAGTGCATAGAGTAGTAGACGCCATCTCAACTTCACTCGAACGAAAGCAATACTGCTCCTGTGTCTTCCTCGACATTTCTCAGGCGTTTGACCGCGTCTGGCATGGCGGTCTCCTCTTTAAACTGCGTAATTGCCTCCCATCACCTCTTTTTCTGCTAATTAAATCTTACCTAACAGATAGATACTTTCAAACTCACGTTGGCTCGTGCATCTCAGAAATGTCCCTAATCCAAGCAGGAGTACCTCAAGGCGGTATCCTATCTCCCCTTCTATTCAACATATATGTCTCAGACCAGCCCATAACACAAGACACCCTTGTAGCTGATTTCGCAGACGATAAAGCGATAATAG
It contains:
- the LOC100165789 gene encoding cytoplasmic tRNA 2-thiolation protein 1 (The RefSeq protein has 1 substitution compared to this genomic sequence), encoding MPVLYSAKCGQNAVLKRPKTGDTLCKECFYWAFELEIHSTITNGNLFKKGDVVAIAASGGKDSTVLAQVLKTLNERYNYELKLVLLSIDEGITGYRDDSLKTVLENKDEYQMPLKILSYQQLYGWSMDKIVAEVGRKNNCTFCGVFRRQALDRGAMLLNVDCIATGHNADDIAETVLMNILRGDVARLQRCVNIITITEGTIPRCKPLKYTYEKEIVMYAYFKKLNYFSTECIFAPNAYRGYARTFLKDLERLKPSSIMDIIHSGETMCIKENVKLPDIGVCTKCGFVSSQDICKACILLEGLNRGLPKLGIGKSSKANKALAALPNPRLLHF